The genomic stretch GCTTCGGCTATGGCTTCGTTCCCCTTCATCAGTACTTTTTTGTTCATTATTTACCGCCTGAATCCTGTTTCTGAAGGGTGAAAACCACATCGGGACAGACAAGCGCGCAGCTTTTGCAGAGAATACACGCATCCTGATCCGTACACATAATAATACTGTAGCCCATGGAGTTTATATTGTCGGAAAAACGGAGAATCTTCTTCGGACAGACCTGAATACACAGACCGCAGCCCTTGCATTTTTCCCCGTTGATGAGAACTTTAATCATATTTTTTCCTCCGAGGTGAATGAAAAATTTTAATGAAAAAAAAACATAATGCAACTTAAAAAAGGACATAGGCTGATAATAGAACGTACTGCGCCGGGCTTTTATAAAAAAACTCGGCAAATA from Geovibrio ferrireducens encodes the following:
- a CDS encoding 4Fe-4S dicluster domain-containing protein, with the translated sequence MIKVLINGEKCKGCGLCIQVCPKKILRFSDNINSMGYSIIMCTDQDACILCKSCALVCPDVVFTLQKQDSGGK